From the genome of Papaver somniferum cultivar HN1 chromosome 2, ASM357369v1, whole genome shotgun sequence, one region includes:
- the LOC113353861 gene encoding protein SSUH2 homolog, translating to MAALRSSANLRTTANLDREANPAAAAGSESPVQFSNPLPPRLSISKPSWVVKTESNVWREKFKKPNPPCVICDGTGRVDCFQCQGKGRTNCANLAMLPKGEWPKWCKTCGGSGLAHCSRCLGSGEFRDVMGFRFMKRDETSSDSRGTYRRTNGSNFLRNE from the exons ATGGCGGCTTTGAGAAGTAGTGCGAATCTGCGAACGACGGCCAACTTAGACCGTGAAGctaaccctgctgctgctgctgggtcTGAGTCTCCTGTTCAGTTTTCTAATCCTTTGCCTCCTCGCCTTTCTATCTCTAAACCTTCTTGGGTCGTCAAAACTGAG TCAAATGTTTGGAGAGAAAAGTTTAAGAAGCCAAATCCTCCTTGTGTCATTTGTGATGGAACCGGCAGAGTGGATTGCTTTCAATGTCAAGGAAAAG GTAGGACTAATTGTGCAAACTTAGCTATGCTTCCAAAAGGAGAATGGCCAAAATG GTGCAAGACTTGTGGTGGAAGTGGGCTTGCACATTGCTCTCGATGCCTTGGATCAGGGGAATTCAGAGATGTGATGGGCTTTCGTTTCATGAAGAGAGATGAAACTAGTAGTGATTCTCGCGGAACATATCGAAGGACAAACGGCTCCAATTTCCTTAGGAATGAATAG